In Meleagris gallopavo isolate NT-WF06-2002-E0010 breed Aviagen turkey brand Nicholas breeding stock chromosome 5, Turkey_5.1, whole genome shotgun sequence, a single window of DNA contains:
- the PSMA1 gene encoding proteasome subunit alpha type-1, whose amino-acid sequence MEAVKQGSATVGLKSKTHAVLVALKRAQSELAAHQKKILYVDNHIGISIAGLTADARLLCNFMRQECLDSRFVFDRPLPVSRLVSLIGSKTQIPTQRYGRRPYGVGLLIAGYDDMGPHIFQTCPSANYFDCKAMSIGARSQSARTYLERHMTEFTDCNLNELVKHGLRALRETLPAEQDLTTKNVSIGIVGKDMEFTIYDDDDVAPFLEGLEERPQRKPALPADEPAEKAEEPMEH is encoded by the exons ATGGAAGCTGTGAAGCAAGGCTCAGCCACTGTGGGGCTGAAGTCAAAAACACATGCTGTTCTGGTTGCTCTAAAG CGAGCACAGTCTGAGCTGGCAgctcatcagaaaaaaatcctgtacGTTGACAACCATATTGGTATCTCAATTGCCGGACTTACAGCTGATGCAAGACTCTTGTG caATTTTATGCGTCAGGAGTGTCTGGATTCTAGATTTGTGTTTGATAGACCTCTTCCAGTGTCTCGTTTGGTGTCACTAATCGGAAGCA AAACGCAGATACCAACACAGCGCTATGGCAGAAGACCATATGGTGTAGGACTGCTCATTGCAGGTTATGAT GATATGGGCCCTCACATCTTCCAAACTTGTCCCTCAGCAAACTATTTTGACTGTAAAGCAATGTCCATTGGTGCTCGTTCGCAGTCAGCACGAACTTACTTGGAAAGGCACATGACTGAATTTACTGACT GTAATCTAAATGAGCTAGTTAAACATGGACTGCGTGCCCTGAGAGAGACTCTTCCTGCTGAACAGGATCTGACCACCAAG AATGTTTCCATTGGGATTGTTGGCAAAGACATGGAGTTCACGATCTATGACGATGATGATGTAGCACCATTCCTAGAAGGCCTTGAGGAGAGACCGCAGAGAAAG cctgctctgcctgctgatgAGCCTGCAGAGAAGGCAGAAGAGCCCATGGAGCACTAG